In one window of Leifsonia sp. NPDC080035 DNA:
- a CDS encoding bifunctional methylenetetrahydrofolate dehydrogenase/methenyltetrahydrofolate cyclohydrolase has protein sequence MNARILDGKATAASIKAELTERVAALRERGVVPGLGTILVGDDPGSQWYVAGKHRDCAEVGIASIRRDLPADISQAELEAVVEELNADPDCTGFIVQLPLPGHLDTDAILELVDPAKDADGLHPTNLGRLVLNVNRPITTPLPCTPRGVIELMLRHDIDLKGKDVVVVGRGVTVGRAIGSLLTRREYNATVTLTHTGTKDLDAHLRRADIIVAAAGVAGLVTADNVKPGAVVLDVGVSRIEDPETGKSRVAGDVAADVAEVASWVSPNPGGVGPMTRALLLQNVVESAERSLA, from the coding sequence ATGAACGCACGGATTCTGGACGGGAAGGCGACCGCAGCCTCGATCAAGGCGGAGCTGACGGAGCGCGTGGCCGCGCTCCGCGAGCGGGGAGTCGTCCCCGGCCTCGGCACCATCCTGGTCGGCGACGACCCCGGATCGCAGTGGTACGTCGCCGGCAAGCACCGCGACTGCGCCGAGGTCGGCATCGCGTCGATCCGCCGCGACCTGCCCGCCGACATCTCGCAGGCGGAACTCGAGGCCGTCGTGGAGGAGCTGAACGCCGACCCCGACTGCACCGGCTTCATCGTGCAGCTCCCGCTCCCCGGCCACCTGGACACCGACGCCATCCTCGAGCTGGTCGACCCGGCGAAGGATGCGGACGGCCTGCACCCGACGAACCTCGGCCGGCTCGTGCTCAACGTGAACCGGCCGATCACCACGCCGCTGCCCTGCACGCCGCGCGGCGTGATCGAGCTGATGCTCCGCCACGACATCGACCTGAAGGGCAAGGACGTCGTCGTCGTCGGCCGCGGCGTCACCGTCGGCCGCGCGATCGGCTCGCTGCTCACGCGTCGCGAGTACAACGCCACCGTCACCCTGACCCACACCGGCACGAAGGACCTGGACGCGCACCTGCGCCGCGCGGACATCATCGTGGCCGCGGCGGGCGTCGCCGGCCTGGTGACCGCGGACAACGTGAAGCCGGGGGCCGTCGTGCTCGACGTCGGCGTCAGCCGCATCGAGGACCCGGAGACGGGCAAGAGCCGCGTGGCCGGGGACGTCGCCGCGGACGTGGCCGAGGTCGCGTCCTGGGTGTCGCCGAACCCGGGCGGCGTCGGACCGATGACCCGCGCGCTGCTGCTGCAGAACGTCGTCGAGTCGGCGGAGCGGTCGCTGGCATGA
- a CDS encoding carbohydrate ABC transporter permease: MTAPAPSLLAGAPEPRRRRSRASGSTARTVAKVIAGLVIALVFIAPYLIMLIGSFKSRDNILAVPPTYLPTQWHPENYLTMWSTPETPLPLNLISTIVISVFATVLVLVVCVPAAYYTARFRFPGRGIFLFLVIVTQMLQPTVLATGLFKEMVALGINDTWLAMILVNAAFNLAFAVWIMHTFFAGVPKEVDEAAQLDGAGKWTVLFRVQLPLVWPGIVTAIIYTFVASWNEFAASLVILSTDANQPLSVALTKFVGQYDAAWQYVFAVSVVAVIPVVVLFALIEKRLVGGLTAGSVK, from the coding sequence GTGACCGCGCCGGCCCCCAGCTTGCTCGCCGGGGCGCCGGAGCCCCGGCGCCGCCGTTCCCGCGCATCCGGTTCCACCGCGCGCACCGTGGCCAAGGTGATCGCCGGTCTCGTGATCGCGCTCGTCTTCATCGCGCCGTACCTGATCATGCTGATCGGCTCGTTCAAGAGCAGGGACAACATCCTCGCCGTTCCTCCGACGTACCTGCCGACGCAGTGGCACCCGGAGAACTACCTGACGATGTGGTCGACGCCGGAGACGCCGCTGCCGCTGAACCTGATCTCGACCATCGTCATCTCGGTGTTCGCCACGGTGCTCGTGCTGGTGGTGTGCGTGCCGGCGGCGTACTACACGGCGCGGTTCCGGTTCCCGGGCCGCGGGATCTTCCTGTTCCTCGTGATCGTGACCCAGATGCTGCAGCCGACCGTGCTCGCGACCGGCCTCTTCAAGGAGATGGTCGCGCTCGGCATCAACGACACCTGGCTCGCGATGATCCTCGTGAACGCCGCCTTCAACCTCGCGTTCGCCGTGTGGATCATGCACACGTTCTTCGCGGGCGTGCCGAAGGAGGTGGACGAGGCGGCGCAGCTGGACGGCGCAGGCAAGTGGACCGTGCTGTTCCGGGTGCAGCTGCCGCTGGTCTGGCCGGGCATCGTGACGGCGATCATCTACACGTTCGTCGCCTCCTGGAACGAGTTCGCGGCGAGCCTCGTGATCCTCTCCACCGACGCCAACCAGCCGCTCTCGGTGGCGCTCACCAAGTTCGTCGGCCAGTACGACGCGGCGTGGCAGTACGTCTTCGCCGTGTCCGTGGTGGCGGTCATCCCGGTGGTGGTGCTGTTCGCCCTCATCGAGAAGCGCCTGGTCGGCGGCCTCACCGCCGGAAGCGTGAAGTAG
- a CDS encoding hexose kinase, with product MILTVTPNPAIDVTYRVAALEPGETHRVQAPASRAGGKGLNVARVIAQTGGAAFALTTAGGASGLRLAEDLEADALPSELVPVAAATRSSIAIVDEAAGETTIFNEAGEPLGTAEWKALHDAAERLAIPAATIVGSGSLPTDAPDGFYAELVAIARRRGVPSVIDATGRALLLAAEAGATVLKPNRRELADTVGADDPVAGARTLLDAGAGLVLVSLGAEGMLAVATGAEPVGVRLAQPLSGNATGAGDAAVAAVASLLAEGVDDPERLLRRATAWSAAAVLAPLAGELDAAYPEFEARLVTL from the coding sequence ATGATCCTGACCGTCACCCCCAACCCGGCGATCGACGTGACCTACCGGGTCGCCGCGCTCGAACCCGGCGAGACGCACCGGGTGCAGGCCCCCGCCTCCCGCGCGGGCGGCAAGGGGCTGAACGTCGCGCGCGTGATCGCGCAGACCGGTGGAGCGGCGTTCGCCCTGACCACGGCGGGCGGCGCATCCGGGCTGCGTCTGGCGGAGGACCTGGAGGCGGACGCGCTGCCGTCCGAGCTGGTCCCTGTCGCCGCCGCCACGCGCAGCAGCATCGCGATCGTGGACGAGGCCGCCGGCGAGACCACCATCTTCAACGAGGCGGGCGAACCGCTCGGCACGGCCGAGTGGAAGGCGCTGCACGACGCCGCCGAGCGGCTCGCGATCCCCGCCGCGACCATCGTCGGCTCCGGCAGCCTGCCGACGGACGCACCGGACGGGTTCTACGCGGAGCTGGTGGCGATCGCCCGCCGTCGCGGCGTCCCGAGCGTGATCGATGCGACCGGCCGTGCCCTGCTGCTCGCGGCGGAGGCGGGCGCGACCGTGCTGAAGCCGAACCGGCGCGAGCTCGCCGACACGGTCGGCGCGGACGACCCGGTCGCCGGCGCGCGCACGCTGCTGGATGCCGGCGCCGGGCTGGTGCTGGTCTCGCTCGGCGCGGAGGGGATGCTCGCCGTCGCCACCGGTGCGGAGCCGGTGGGGGTCCGCCTCGCTCAGCCGCTCAGCGGCAACGCGACCGGGGCGGGCGACGCCGCGGTCGCCGCCGTCGCGTCCCTCCTCGCCGAGGGCGTCGACGACCCGGAGCGCCTGCTCCGGCGCGCGACCGCCTGGTCGGCGGCGGCCGTCCTGGCCCCGCTCGCCGGAGAGCTCGACGCCGCCTACCCGGAGTTCGAGGCGCGCCTCGTGACCCTCTGA
- a CDS encoding ROK family protein — MLAFDVGGTDMKAALVDADGRIVEVVRRPTPLDGERTGDAVVAAVAELGERFASAHPGIRPAAAGLLVPGHVDDDTGIGVFAENLGWQDYPFRDRAADALGIPVSFSHDVRGAGEAEYRLGAAAPYRDVIVLAIGTGIAGAIFVDGRLHTGGGMAGEIGHSRVAEGPACACGGRGCLEAVASAAAIARRYTAATGVPVPGAREVLERAQAGDQQAAEIWESALDALALGLSHTVALLAPEAIVIGGGLSQAGDALFVPLAEKLDGILTFHRRPALLPASIGENAGVIGAALRARDLLATTVSEDAR; from the coding sequence GTGCTCGCGTTCGACGTCGGCGGCACGGACATGAAGGCCGCCCTGGTGGATGCCGACGGCCGCATCGTCGAGGTGGTCCGCCGGCCGACGCCGCTGGACGGCGAGCGCACCGGGGACGCGGTGGTCGCGGCGGTCGCCGAGCTCGGCGAGCGCTTCGCCTCCGCCCACCCCGGCATCCGGCCTGCCGCGGCGGGACTGCTCGTGCCCGGGCACGTGGACGACGACACCGGCATCGGTGTGTTCGCCGAGAACCTCGGCTGGCAGGACTACCCGTTCCGCGACCGCGCGGCGGACGCCCTCGGCATCCCGGTCTCCTTCAGCCACGACGTCCGCGGTGCCGGGGAGGCCGAGTACCGCCTGGGCGCGGCGGCGCCGTACCGCGACGTGATCGTGCTCGCCATCGGCACCGGCATCGCCGGCGCGATCTTCGTGGACGGCCGCCTGCACACCGGGGGCGGGATGGCCGGCGAGATCGGCCACTCGCGGGTCGCCGAGGGCCCCGCGTGCGCCTGCGGGGGCCGCGGCTGCCTGGAGGCGGTCGCCTCCGCCGCCGCGATCGCGCGCCGCTACACGGCAGCGACCGGCGTGCCGGTCCCGGGCGCCCGCGAGGTGCTCGAGAGGGCACAGGCCGGCGACCAGCAGGCGGCGGAGATCTGGGAGAGCGCGCTGGACGCGCTCGCGCTGGGGCTCTCGCACACCGTCGCGCTGCTCGCACCCGAGGCCATCGTCATCGGCGGCGGACTGTCCCAGGCAGGAGACGCGCTGTTCGTCCCGCTCGCCGAGAAGCTCGACGGCATCCTCACCTTCCACCGCCGTCCCGCCCTGCTCCCCGCGAGCATCGGCGAGAACGCCGGTGTCATCGGCGCCGCGCTGCGCGCCAGGGACCTGCTGGCCACGACCGTCTCGGAGGACGCGCGATGA
- a CDS encoding extracellular solute-binding protein codes for MKKSLRWGAAVATAAVASLTLASCGFSGGSGGSTGGAQKLDLMVASYSDNTKAEWQQIIKDFEAKNSGITVNLDVESWTDINNVIKTRVQAGKQPDILNIDAFAGFASDDLLYPAKDIVSQKTIDDFQPAFVKNASIDGTQYGLPFIASARALFYNKDLFQKAGITTPPKTWDEFEADAKKLNDSGTTAYGMPLGSEEAQAETAIWFYGAGGGYGDEKKLTIDSAENVAGATEMQKIIKDGLTEANPGSTNRTPLLNVFIQGKIGMQIGLPPIVGQIKDKNPSLNYGIAPIPTKDGSSFTLGVADHLMAFKSKTDKKDAIKKFLDYFYSADVYSKWVTAEGFLPTTKTGADKMASDETIKPFLDVLPDAKFYPATNPNWSAAQGAIQSQIGQLGQGADPATLLKSIQAKASGQ; via the coding sequence ATGAAGAAGTCTCTGCGGTGGGGGGCCGCCGTCGCCACTGCGGCGGTCGCATCCTTGACGCTGGCCTCCTGCGGATTCAGCGGAGGGTCGGGCGGATCGACGGGCGGGGCGCAGAAGCTCGACCTGATGGTCGCCAGCTACTCCGACAACACCAAGGCCGAGTGGCAGCAGATCATCAAGGACTTCGAGGCCAAGAACAGCGGCATCACGGTCAACCTGGACGTGGAGTCCTGGACCGACATCAACAACGTCATCAAGACGCGGGTGCAGGCGGGCAAGCAGCCGGACATCCTGAACATCGACGCGTTCGCCGGCTTCGCCTCCGACGACCTGCTCTACCCGGCGAAGGACATCGTCTCGCAGAAGACGATCGACGACTTCCAGCCGGCGTTCGTCAAGAACGCGAGCATCGACGGCACGCAGTACGGCCTCCCGTTCATCGCGTCCGCCCGCGCGCTGTTCTACAACAAGGACCTGTTCCAGAAGGCCGGCATCACCACGCCGCCGAAGACCTGGGACGAGTTCGAGGCCGACGCAAAGAAGCTGAACGACTCCGGCACGACGGCGTACGGCATGCCGCTCGGCTCCGAGGAGGCGCAGGCCGAGACCGCGATCTGGTTCTACGGCGCGGGCGGCGGCTACGGCGACGAGAAGAAGCTCACGATCGACAGCGCGGAGAACGTCGCCGGCGCGACCGAGATGCAGAAGATCATCAAGGACGGCCTGACGGAGGCGAACCCCGGTTCGACGAACCGCACGCCGCTGCTGAACGTCTTCATCCAGGGCAAGATCGGCATGCAGATCGGCCTGCCGCCGATCGTCGGCCAGATCAAGGACAAGAACCCGTCCCTGAACTACGGCATCGCGCCCATCCCGACCAAGGACGGCTCGTCGTTCACCCTCGGTGTCGCCGACCACCTGATGGCGTTCAAGAGCAAGACCGACAAGAAGGATGCGATCAAGAAGTTCCTCGACTACTTCTACTCGGCAGACGTCTACTCGAAGTGGGTGACGGCCGAGGGCTTCCTGCCGACCACGAAGACGGGCGCGGACAAGATGGCCTCGGACGAGACCATCAAGCCGTTCCTCGACGTGCTGCCGGACGCCAAGTTCTACCCGGCGACCAACCCGAACTGGTCGGCGGCGCAGGGTGCGATCCAGAGCCAGATCGGTCAGCTCGGCCAGGGCGCCGACCCGGCGACGCTCCTGAAGTCCATCCAGGCGAAGGCCAGCGGACAGTAA
- a CDS encoding mannosyltransferase family protein, whose amino-acid sequence MTAGTTHSVRPADDAARQVDFARIRLFGRDVRWWVAILGMYAASRALTTVLMLALFVAEQVGHWVGGSPLAHPTFFTFSATWDASYYRRIAEDGYPTTLPVDSDGDVQQNPWAFLPLYPLLVRVLMTLTGLGFAPAGVLVATGFGAGAALMLYRVVASRVGATSGFWAAVFFCFGPLSFVLQLAYAESLFFFLMFGALWAMMSRRYWDVLLFGVAAAFTKPGELALPLALGIVFLVRLVRSRRGKETFRRRERAAMIVAGAVTAAAGLAWPLIASAVTGHPDAYVETELSWWTGFIGRVAFVPLTPWFLFTWRYASLAGALLVIAAIVGYVWLLRRPGIKALGIEVTAYAASYALYLFAVFLPQQSLFRLLLPLSPLAGAPGLTQNVRARSIVLAVGVALQPVALLLLWFLGYP is encoded by the coding sequence ATGACGGCGGGCACGACACACTCCGTCCGCCCGGCGGACGACGCCGCGCGGCAGGTCGATTTCGCGCGCATCCGGCTCTTCGGGCGCGATGTGCGCTGGTGGGTGGCGATCCTCGGGATGTACGCCGCCTCCCGCGCGCTCACGACGGTCCTGATGCTGGCGCTGTTCGTCGCCGAGCAGGTGGGGCACTGGGTGGGCGGCAGCCCGCTCGCGCACCCCACCTTCTTCACCTTCTCGGCCACCTGGGACGCGTCGTACTACCGGCGCATCGCGGAGGACGGCTACCCGACGACGCTGCCGGTCGACTCCGACGGCGACGTGCAGCAGAACCCGTGGGCGTTCCTCCCGCTCTACCCGCTGCTGGTTCGCGTGCTGATGACGCTCACCGGGCTGGGCTTCGCCCCGGCAGGCGTCCTGGTGGCGACCGGGTTCGGAGCGGGCGCCGCGCTGATGCTCTACCGCGTCGTCGCCTCCCGGGTGGGGGCGACGAGCGGATTCTGGGCAGCGGTGTTCTTCTGCTTCGGGCCGCTCTCGTTCGTGCTGCAGCTCGCGTACGCCGAGAGCCTGTTCTTCTTCCTCATGTTCGGCGCGCTGTGGGCGATGATGTCGCGGCGGTACTGGGATGTGCTGCTGTTCGGCGTCGCGGCCGCGTTCACCAAGCCGGGGGAGCTGGCGCTGCCGCTCGCGCTCGGGATCGTGTTCCTGGTGCGCCTCGTGCGTTCCCGCCGGGGGAAGGAGACGTTCCGCCGGCGAGAGCGGGCGGCCATGATCGTCGCCGGAGCGGTGACAGCGGCCGCCGGGCTCGCCTGGCCGCTGATCGCATCCGCCGTCACCGGGCATCCCGACGCCTACGTCGAGACGGAGCTGTCCTGGTGGACGGGCTTCATCGGCCGTGTCGCATTCGTGCCGTTGACTCCGTGGTTCCTGTTCACCTGGCGCTACGCCAGCCTGGCGGGCGCGCTGCTCGTCATCGCCGCGATCGTCGGCTACGTCTGGCTGCTGCGCCGGCCGGGGATCAAGGCGCTCGGCATCGAGGTGACCGCGTACGCGGCGAGCTACGCGCTCTACCTCTTCGCGGTGTTCCTGCCGCAGCAGAGCCTCTTCCGGCTGCTGCTGCCGCTGTCGCCGCTCGCCGGGGCGCCCGGCCTCACGCAGAACGTCCGCGCCCGCTCGATCGTGCTCGCGGTGGGCGTCGCGCTGCAGCCGGTCGCGCTGCTGCTGCTCTGGTTCCTCGGCTACCCCTGA
- a CDS encoding SIS domain-containing protein, giving the protein MEAELRSQPETWAQAAALTAEQALLPRRGERIAVVGCGTSWFMAQSYAALRETAGLGVTDAFAASEAFVDRDYDAVVALTRSGTTTEVLELLDALRASGSRARTVGVVGDPETPLVDLVDDAILLPFADERSVVQTRFATTTLALVRASLGEDLGPVIEQARTAIDEELDDALVAADQYAFLGAGWTVGLAHEAALKMREASQSWTESYPAKEYRHGPIAIAAPGRVTWMFGTAPAGLAADVAATGARFENEPVDGMADLVRAQRVALERARRAGLDPDRPRNLTRSVILSS; this is encoded by the coding sequence ATGGAGGCGGAGCTGCGCTCCCAGCCCGAGACGTGGGCGCAGGCGGCTGCCCTCACCGCGGAGCAGGCGCTGCTCCCCCGCCGCGGCGAGCGCATCGCGGTCGTCGGCTGCGGCACGTCGTGGTTCATGGCGCAGTCCTACGCCGCGCTGCGCGAGACGGCCGGCCTGGGCGTGACCGACGCGTTCGCCGCGTCCGAGGCGTTCGTCGACCGCGATTACGACGCGGTCGTCGCCCTCACCCGCTCCGGGACCACCACGGAGGTGCTCGAACTGCTCGACGCCCTCCGCGCCTCCGGGAGCCGCGCCCGCACGGTCGGCGTCGTCGGCGATCCGGAGACTCCCCTCGTCGACCTGGTGGACGACGCCATCCTCCTCCCGTTCGCCGACGAGCGCTCGGTCGTGCAGACCCGCTTCGCGACGACGACGCTCGCGCTGGTGCGCGCCTCCCTCGGCGAGGACCTCGGCCCGGTGATCGAGCAGGCCCGGACCGCGATCGACGAGGAGCTCGACGACGCGCTCGTCGCCGCGGACCAGTACGCCTTCCTCGGCGCGGGCTGGACCGTCGGCCTCGCGCACGAGGCGGCGCTCAAGATGCGCGAGGCGTCGCAGTCATGGACGGAGTCGTACCCGGCCAAGGAGTACCGCCACGGCCCGATCGCGATCGCCGCCCCCGGCCGCGTCACCTGGATGTTCGGGACGGCCCCCGCCGGCCTGGCCGCGGACGTCGCCGCGACCGGAGCCCGCTTCGAGAACGAGCCAGTCGACGGGATGGCGGACCTCGTCCGCGCTCAGCGGGTCGCCCTGGAGCGCGCCCGTCGCGCGGGGCTGGACCCCGACCGGCCTCGCAATCTCACCCGATCTGTCATCCTGTCGTCGTGA
- a CDS encoding sugar ABC transporter permease, with translation MSRTIETTTTGAATGRPRRGGPRAGHGNSTTLWNAVPWTLPALILIFGVVLFPAGYMIYNSTRRISVAGVDHGSVGLQNYVTVLSRPEIPGILLNTFVWVVSVVVITVVISLALAQFLDKNFPGRRWVRMAIIVPWAASVVMTTTVFVYGLDPFYGIINKFLVDIHVLAEPFGFTKEPVPAYLSSIAIAVFVSLPFTTYTILAGLAGIPGDMLEAARVDGAGATRAYFSVTLPNLRPAIALASLINIINVFNSLPILKLMTGAIPGYKADTTTTYVFKLLQNEQRIDLSSALSVINFLIVLVVVALYLWIVKPMKEVS, from the coding sequence ATGAGTCGGACCATCGAAACGACCACGACGGGGGCGGCCACCGGCCGTCCCCGTCGCGGGGGGCCACGCGCGGGCCACGGCAACTCCACGACCCTGTGGAACGCCGTGCCGTGGACGCTGCCCGCGCTCATCCTCATCTTCGGCGTCGTGCTGTTCCCCGCCGGCTACATGATCTACAACTCGACGCGGCGCATCTCGGTGGCCGGCGTCGACCACGGATCGGTCGGGCTGCAGAACTACGTCACGGTGCTCTCCCGGCCGGAGATCCCGGGCATCCTGCTCAACACGTTCGTCTGGGTGGTCTCGGTCGTCGTCATCACTGTGGTGATCTCGCTCGCGCTCGCCCAGTTCCTGGACAAGAACTTCCCCGGCAGGCGCTGGGTGCGGATGGCGATCATCGTGCCGTGGGCGGCGAGCGTCGTGATGACCACGACGGTCTTCGTCTACGGGCTCGACCCGTTCTACGGGATCATCAACAAATTCCTCGTCGACATCCACGTGCTCGCCGAGCCGTTCGGCTTCACGAAGGAGCCGGTCCCGGCGTACCTCTCCTCGATCGCGATCGCGGTGTTCGTGTCGCTGCCGTTCACGACGTACACGATCCTCGCCGGGCTCGCCGGCATCCCCGGCGACATGCTCGAGGCGGCCAGGGTGGACGGTGCGGGCGCCACCCGCGCGTACTTCTCGGTCACGCTGCCGAACCTGCGACCGGCGATCGCGCTCGCGAGCCTCATCAACATCATCAACGTGTTCAACTCGCTGCCGATCCTGAAGCTGATGACCGGGGCGATCCCCGGCTACAAGGCCGACACGACGACGACCTACGTCTTCAAGCTGCTGCAGAACGAGCAGCGCATCGACCTGTCCAGCGCGCTCAGCGTGATCAACTTCCTGATCGTGCTCGTCGTCGTCGCCCTCTACCTGTGGATCGTCAAGCCGATGAAGGAGGTCTCGTGA
- a CDS encoding beta-N-acetylhexosaminidase, with protein sequence MVVPRPAQIEPSDDASFTLSPGARISVAGPAADGVARLLRAELATDCRRELAVVHEPPAFGDIAIVVADDEGPAGHREEGYTLEVAAEGVRIGAATAAGAFWGVQTLRQLVPASCADDPLTLDAVRITDHPRFGYRGAMLDVARHFFPVADVKRFIDAIVLLKVNHLHLHLTDDQGWRIHIDAWPRLTEHGGSTGSDGSRGGFYSKDDYRELVAYAADRHVTVVPEIDMPGHTNAALASYPELNRDGVAPALYTGSDVGFSTLLTGDGTTDRFVGDVLREVAELTPGPYLHIGGDECLSTDEDDFRSFVDRAAQLVAQTGKTPVGWHEMGRSDGLPEGTVGQYWSFRTPQADAAEEALSFVRRGGSVIMSPADVAYLDIVYEEGDSIGQDWADGPTSLRDAFEWDPARIVPGLGDAHILGVEAPLWTETVPTIEDAEEMVFPRLAAVAEIGWSPAPADTAEVRSARDIEDFTARLGALAEHWDALGTRYRRVDGVPWPQPVAG encoded by the coding sequence GTGGTCGTCCCCCGTCCTGCGCAGATCGAGCCGAGCGACGACGCGTCGTTCACCCTCTCCCCCGGCGCGCGCATCAGCGTCGCCGGGCCCGCAGCCGACGGCGTCGCCCGGCTGCTGCGCGCCGAACTCGCCACCGACTGCCGCCGTGAACTCGCGGTGGTGCACGAGCCGCCCGCGTTCGGCGACATCGCGATCGTGGTCGCGGACGACGAGGGGCCGGCCGGGCACCGCGAGGAGGGCTACACGCTGGAGGTCGCGGCCGAGGGCGTGCGGATCGGCGCCGCGACCGCGGCCGGCGCGTTCTGGGGCGTGCAGACGCTCCGCCAGCTCGTGCCCGCCTCGTGCGCGGACGACCCGCTGACGCTGGACGCCGTGCGCATCACCGACCACCCGCGCTTCGGCTACCGCGGCGCGATGCTCGACGTCGCCCGGCACTTCTTCCCGGTCGCGGACGTCAAGCGGTTCATCGACGCGATCGTGCTGCTGAAGGTCAACCACCTCCACCTGCACCTGACCGACGACCAGGGCTGGCGCATCCACATCGACGCGTGGCCGCGCCTGACCGAGCACGGCGGATCCACCGGCAGCGACGGCAGCCGCGGCGGCTTCTACAGCAAGGACGACTACCGCGAGCTCGTCGCGTACGCCGCCGACCGTCACGTGACGGTCGTGCCCGAGATCGACATGCCCGGCCACACGAACGCGGCACTCGCCTCCTACCCCGAGCTCAACCGCGACGGCGTCGCGCCGGCGCTGTACACGGGATCCGACGTCGGCTTCAGCACGCTGCTCACCGGCGACGGCACGACCGACCGGTTCGTCGGCGACGTGCTGCGCGAGGTCGCCGAGCTGACGCCCGGCCCCTACCTGCACATCGGCGGCGACGAGTGCCTCAGCACGGACGAGGACGACTTCCGGAGTTTCGTGGACCGCGCAGCGCAGCTGGTCGCGCAGACCGGCAAGACGCCGGTCGGCTGGCACGAGATGGGACGAAGCGACGGGCTCCCCGAGGGAACGGTCGGCCAGTACTGGTCGTTCCGGACGCCGCAGGCCGACGCGGCGGAGGAGGCGCTGTCGTTCGTGCGCCGCGGCGGGTCCGTCATCATGTCCCCGGCGGACGTCGCCTACCTCGACATCGTCTACGAGGAGGGCGACAGCATCGGCCAGGACTGGGCGGACGGCCCCACCAGCCTCCGCGACGCGTTCGAGTGGGATCCGGCGCGGATCGTGCCCGGGCTCGGCGACGCGCACATCCTCGGTGTCGAGGCGCCGCTCTGGACCGAGACCGTGCCGACCATCGAGGACGCCGAGGAGATGGTGTTCCCCCGGCTTGCGGCGGTCGCGGAGATCGGCTGGTCGCCTGCGCCCGCCGACACCGCCGAGGTGCGCTCGGCGCGGGACATCGAGGACTTCACCGCCCGGCTCGGCGCGCTCGCCGAGCACTGGGATGCGCTCGGCACCCGCTACCGCCGCGTCGACGGCGTCCCGTGGCCGCAGCCTGTGGCCGGCTGA
- the glyA gene encoding serine hydroxymethyltransferase yields MTDTLPSTFTAPLAEVDPEIAEVLQLELGRQRDYLEMIASENFVPRAVLEAVGSVLTNKYAEGYPGRRYYGGCEYVDVAEQLAIDRAKSLFGAEYANVQPHSGASANAAVLSAIATPGDTILGLELAHGGHLTHGMKLNFSGKLYNAVSYGVDPESFLVDMNVVRDKAIEHKPQVIIAGWSAYPRQLDFAAFREIADEVGAKLWVDMAHFAGLVAAGLHPSPVPFADVVSSTVHKTIGGPRSGFIVSRDTELAKKLNSNVFPGQQGGPLMHVIAAKATAFKLAATQEFKDRQERTIRGAKLLAERLTAEDSRAAGVDVLTGGTDVHLVLADLRTSELDGQQAEDVLHEVGITVNRNAVPFDPRPPMVTSGLRIGTPALATRGFGDTEFTEVADIIALALRPGADTKALRARVDALTAAFPLYPGLTPSGQDAFPVELPSSI; encoded by the coding sequence GTGACCGACACCCTTCCCTCGACGTTCACCGCCCCGCTGGCGGAGGTCGACCCGGAGATCGCGGAGGTGCTGCAGCTCGAGCTCGGCCGCCAGCGCGACTACCTGGAGATGATCGCCTCCGAGAACTTCGTGCCCCGCGCGGTGCTCGAAGCCGTCGGCTCGGTGCTCACCAACAAGTACGCGGAGGGCTACCCCGGCCGCCGCTACTACGGTGGCTGCGAGTACGTGGACGTCGCCGAGCAGCTGGCGATCGACCGGGCGAAGAGCCTGTTCGGCGCCGAGTACGCGAACGTCCAGCCGCACTCCGGTGCGTCCGCCAACGCCGCGGTCCTGTCCGCGATCGCGACCCCCGGCGACACCATCCTCGGTCTGGAGCTCGCCCACGGCGGCCACCTCACCCACGGGATGAAGCTGAACTTCTCCGGCAAGCTCTACAACGCCGTCTCCTACGGTGTGGACCCCGAGTCGTTCCTCGTCGACATGAACGTGGTGCGCGACAAGGCGATCGAGCACAAGCCGCAGGTCATCATCGCCGGCTGGTCGGCCTACCCGCGCCAGCTCGACTTCGCCGCCTTCCGCGAGATCGCTGACGAGGTCGGCGCGAAGCTCTGGGTGGACATGGCCCACTTCGCCGGGCTCGTCGCCGCCGGCCTGCACCCGTCGCCCGTCCCGTTCGCGGACGTCGTCAGCTCCACCGTCCACAAGACGATCGGCGGACCGCGCTCCGGTTTCATCGTCAGCCGTGACACGGAGCTTGCGAAGAAGCTCAACTCCAACGTGTTCCCCGGACAGCAGGGCGGACCGCTGATGCACGTGATCGCCGCCAAGGCGACCGCGTTCAAGCTCGCAGCGACCCAGGAGTTCAAGGACCGCCAGGAGCGCACCATCCGCGGCGCGAAGCTGCTCGCCGAGCGCCTGACGGCCGAGGACTCCCGCGCCGCCGGCGTCGATGTCCTCACCGGCGGAACCGACGTGCACCTGGTGCTCGCGGACCTGCGCACCTCGGAGCTCGACGGTCAGCAGGCCGAGGACGTGCTGCACGAGGTCGGCATCACGGTGAACCGCAACGCGGTCCCGTTCGACCCGCGCCCGCCGATGGTCACCTCCGGTCTGCGCATCGGCACGCCGGCGCTCGCCACCCGCGGCTTCGGGGACACCGAGTTCACCGAGGTCGCCGACATCATCGCGCTCGCGCTGCGCCCGGGCGCCGACACGAAGGCGCTCCGCGCCCGTGTCGACGCCCTCACGGCCGCCTTCCCGCTCTACCCCGGACTGACGCCTTCGGGCCAGGACGCCTTCCCGGTCGAGCTCCCCTCCTCCATCTGA